The genome window AACTACTATCACTTCATCCGCTACATGAATACCATCAATGAAAATGGAAAAGAATTCTTTGCCTGGAAATTTTCTCGTATTCAGTTTGTTAAAATGTGCTCTAGAAGCATTTACAAATTCTCTGGATATCTTTGATTTTGAAACTCCAAGTTGCTCAGATACATCTTTCAAGCATTCTCTAAATCGCCGTGTCGTTAGACCAGATACCATCAGTTTGAAAACAATTTCTCCAAGATCTGCTTCGGATTTTAAATTTGCATAGCTTTCTAGTAAAACTTCTTGTCCAGATTTTCTGACTCTTGGTTTTTTGATTTTATGTTTCTGACCCAATATTGGAACAAAAACATTCTCTGAACCTGCACGATATGCTAGACTTTCTTCTACTTTACGGCTAAATCTTTTTCCGCATAGGGCTTCGATTTCCTCTTCCATGATCTCTTGGATAAATTCTAAGGATTTTTTTCGGATTTCAGTTTCTATGTTTGATTTTAAAAAAGATCGAAAACTATCAATATTCGATTGACTATTCGATGTGGTTGTGTTTTTATTTTTCATTGGTGGAACCCCTTTATGATTTTGTTGTCCAAAACTATATTATGGACGGGTTCCGCTTTTTTCAATTCCTAACGGTTTTTGAGTCTAGCTCTATTAAAAGCTTCTCCTTCGTTTAATGCAGATTGAGCCAACTCAACTAAATCACTGACTTCGAAATGAATAGGAGTATTTAACTTTCTAGTTTCAAAATCAGGTTCGTATTCAAGAGCACCCATTCCTCGTGTGCTAATATAACATAACCTTTCTAAAGGTGTTAGATCTTGCAGTTTTTTTCCATGACGTGCTAGGAATGTATCTAGTAGTCGATTTCCATATTTTTCAGGTAAGCTGTCTGCTATGAAGCCGGGAAGTCCTTGAAAAGTTTTTGTACTTTTAAGGGTAGGGAATTGATAGATTTTATTTGAAAGGGGAACCATTAATGGGCTTACTTCTAAGCCCGATTTCACAAACTCTTTATCATATTCAAAAGTTGCATAACCACTTGTAGAATCCCATAGGAGAGCACCAACTCGTTCTCCCCATAATTTAACTACAACTGGAGCATTCATTTCTAAAAATCTCTCTTTGTAAGTCCTAATTTTCTACTTGATGGCTTAACTAGCTCAAACTTAGATTGTTTATTACTTTTAGACAATTGACTTAAATGTGAGGGTGGAGGTGGATTTAAAAGGGGAATCAACCAATCCGTAAAATCTAAATTACGAGTAATTCGGATCAGGGTAGACAATTTTATATCTTTCCCTGCCAAAGCGGTGCTAATTGTATTCCTATTCAAATCAGAAATCTTCGCGATATCTTGCTGATTTAAATTAGAAAGTTTTAAACGTGCATTAAGATTTTCTCCGATTGCTTTTAACAAGGATTCTATTGGTGCAGTGGGTTCTGTTTGCATAATTTAATAGGCATTCATATTAAGATTGCCTTCCTGTGCATAGTTTAGTAGTAATATCTAAAATTGTCAAATTAAAAAATGACAATTAAACTATGCAGGATTACTTTGAATATTGATGACCTTGCCTATTTTACTATGCAGGTTAGTAATGTTTCCATTAGTAGACAGTGTTACTTATGAATCAACGTTATTTTGGAATTAAAGTTACTAAGTTCTATGGGACTTTAAGGGCGTAACACCCGAAGAATATGGCAATAAGAGGATAAGCGAGATAAAGTTATTTAATCAATATTTGTTAAAAAAAAAGTATTCATACTTAATTGAATAGTAAACAATTGTCTACTTAAGAGGTAAATCTTTATGCCATTAAAACCCGGACCAAAACCTATCGCTAAATCAACTGGTAAGCCAGATCAAAGACGCAGTGATAATAAAAAAACACCAGGAAATACACCTAGTTTAAAACCGTCAAAAAGTTCAAAAAAGTAAATGAAAAATTCAGAAATATCTTGAAGGCGACTTTCAAAACAAGTCGCCGAAAACGACTGAATATTGTATTTAAAAGAATATGTTTTGAAAATAGCTTAAACTTTACTATTTTAAATATAGCAAGGGTGCCGCTTTGCGGTTATTTCAATAGGATTGCCGACATTGGTCCTAGGTGAGTATTCGTTAGGACACGTTACCATTGGCACTAGATTGGTTTGCAATCGAAGTGAATAAGACCAATGTGGCTTTAGCCCTTAGCGAGGGCTTGACCCGAACGAAACGACAATCCGAAGATATTCGGAGTTTTGATTTCTAGATAAATAATTCGATAACAACTTTTGTAAAATCTACTTTATCGATTAATAATGAATTATTTCTTGAAGCAATCCAATCTTTTAATTCTGACAAATCTATTTCACTAGGAGATTGATGCCAATATGCAACTGTTTTTGTCGCTTCATTTAATAATAGTTCATTGTTTAAAAACCAACGAATTACTTCGGAAGTCTGATCATTCTCTATTTCTTTGTTCAAATTTTTGTTCCTCAATGATAATCAACAATTTCTACATCAATAACCGATCCTTGATTCCAAACCAAACAAATTCGATATTGCATAATTATACTTATTGAACGTTGTCCCGTTAAATTTCCGTCGCGCTGTCCTTTGAATTTCAATCGGTATTTTTTTAGACAAATTGCCTTTCCAAATTATCTCTACTTCTTTATTCTTGAAAGACTTTATCAGTCTACAATGATTTCACATAGCACCAATGGTTTCAATCACTAGTTGTAGAATTATTCACAGAAATTAAAAAAAATCAATGTTTATGAAAATTTTGGATAATTTATAAAAAGGTAGGTAAAGATAGATTATACATTGTATATGTTTAAATCAAAGAATTGATTGCTTACCATTAGCTCTCTTTTTTATTCAAATTCCTCAAGCAAATTTGAATTGATAAATAGTATTGCGTCTAACGAGGAGAGTTCTCGCCGTTCGGGGGTAGCTGAGTCTTCATCGGAGACTTTAGCGTTGGCACGAGATTGAGCGATTGCGAAGAAACAATCGTAGTGACACCAGAATGGGTCTGAAGGTTCTCTGCACTCGGATCAAAGGAGCGAGGACGTTCTGAGCACGCGGATTTAGCAGTAGTTTTTCTTTAATCAAAAATTTCGAACACGGTTAAGTTCCTTATTTGCTGCATACCAAATTGATTCATTTTCACTAATTGATTTGTCTGCTAATATATCAATCAGATTAGAAATAAAAAAAGGAAAAGACAAGTCATCTAGTTTATAAATTGAATGAGGTTTGGCTTCATTGATCCAAGTTTTAATAAACCAGTCTTTATTAAGGGACACATGATTTACTAAAAAATTATGATAATTTGGATCGCTAATGAAATCTGTATTACTAGCTTTATATTTTTGTTGCAAGGTATCCAAATTAAAATCATTACCATATCCTTCATAAGAAAATACTCCGTTGAAGAATAAGTGTTCTTTGTCATCCTTTCCTGAAAATATAAAATTTCCATTTTCGTTTGCTTGTTTTAAGACGCTAGTTAGTCCTTGATTTTGAATATTTGCCTTAACTTCAATAATTCCTCGTACAGCGTCCGGAGTTAAAATTACAAAGTCACCTTCTTTAAATAAAACTGGGCTAGAGTTATCATATATTATTAAATCAATTTGTCGAGAAGAGGCATGCTCACTACTATCTGTATTTTGTTTAATAACAAAACCTGTCCCAATTATATATTTTTCTGGGAGGAATCGTTTGATTACATTTTTTAAAACAGCTTCTTTGTGGCGTCCGTCTTCACCCCAATGTTTGATCAAATATCTAACCTTATTTGTTAAGGCTAAAAGCTCCTTTGTTGTTGTCTTATGATACTCAATTAAACTC of Leptospira sp. GIMC2001 contains these proteins:
- a CDS encoding HipA N-terminal domain-containing protein, with the translated sequence MNAPVVVKLWGERVGALLWDSTSGYATFEYDKEFVKSGLEVSPLMVPLSNKIYQFPTLKSTKTFQGLPGFIADSLPEKYGNRLLDTFLARHGKKLQDLTPLERLCYISTRGMGALEYEPDFETRKLNTPIHFEVSDLVELAQSALNEGEAFNRARLKNR
- a CDS encoding helix-turn-helix domain-containing protein, whose amino-acid sequence is MLKAIGENLNARLKLSNLNQQDIAKISDLNRNTISTALAGKDIKLSTLIRITRNLDFTDWLIPLLNPPPPSHLSQLSKSNKQSKFELVKPSSRKLGLTKRDF
- a CDS encoding DUF6602 domain-containing protein → MSLIEYHKTTTKELLALTNKVRYLIKHWGEDGRHKEAVLKNVIKRFLPEKYIIGTGFVIKQNTDSSEHASSRQIDLIIYDNSSPVLFKEGDFVILTPDAVRGIIEVKANIQNQGLTSVLKQANENGNFIFSGKDDKEHLFFNGVFSYEGYGNDFNLDTLQQKYKASNTDFISDPNYHNFLVNHVSLNKDWFIKTWINEAKPHSIYKLDDLSFPFFISNLIDILADKSISENESIWYAANKELNRVRNF